In Cryptomeria japonica chromosome 1, Sugi_1.0, whole genome shotgun sequence, the sequence CCAATGCCCTATCAGTAAGCATGCCCTCCATTTTAAATGTAAATTGTCGTCCACACTCAAACCTCAGCTTTAATAACATGCTTTTTTCATAATCAGCATTTGAATTTTTATGGGACAAAAGCCTATCTGCGAGTTTCTTCCTATAAAAATCTGCAACCATGTCTTTGTCATGGATGTAGGGAAAGATCTTTGCAGCCTTCTCAAGGGCATCTTCAACATCTGAATATGCCATGTTTCTATTTGTCAAAATGTTGTCACAAAATGTGACAAacaattcccaaatactgtttccTGCAACTTGTTGATTGCAAAAACTCTGAAAGGCTGCCATGAGTGCATTTTTGAAAAGGCAGTGGTTCATAAAATTCTCCTCCACGCATTGCAAGTATTTCTGATGCAATTGGATAATACTCTTCACAAACTGATCTTTTTCAGTTGCCTCTGCCACCATTTGTCCTCCATGTTTAATCAATGATGTACCATTCCTCGTAACATGCTGTCTAAATATTTTGGCCATGAGCTGAATGCCTTTATCTATCCCAGAAAACAAGTTAATCATCTCTGAAAGATCATCCATCTTGTCATTTCTCAACAATGGATGGCAATCTGAATCTTCCTTCAAAAGTTGACTTTCATGTTTGCAAAGAAGTTCATTTGCTACCATTTCTACATACCTAGTTTGGCTACTCTGATGCAAATAATGCATTGCAATTGTTTCTTTTTCCAACCTTAAACACTTAACAACCTTCAACAAGTAGTCTGGACAAGAGTACTCACATATCCATGAAGCAGCCTTTCTGGAATAGTATATGTTACTACTTTCAAAAATGGTCAACTCTAATTCTGTATAATAGTCCATCCCAAGATCCAACAGCATACGCACAACATTATTCAATACAGTCCCATCCAGAATGCTCTCGCCCTCTCGCACTTTATTAATTTGAAGCATAATAGCAGCCTGCACATTACTTCGTAAAACTTCTTTGTAGACCATTTCAAGAAAGTATCTCTGAGCAACTTCGTCGGGTTTTGTGAAATACTTACGGGTTAATTTAAAAAACACCCATCTCAATAAAATGCTAACCATTCGATTGTAATATTCCCATTGCTTTCCAACTTCTTTCAACAGAAGCTCATCTTCTTTCCCCCTCAGTGCGGGTGCAACTGTTGAATTGATATGATCTTTTAAAGTTTTCTCATATTCAGCCTGCATCAAAGTGCGAGGCATTTTATAGCACTTTTCGTAGATTTCATGATAAATCATCGTATACACAAGACCAGATGGGATCTTCCCTTCGACGATTTGCTGAACCTTTGCAATTCCATTTTGCAACGTATCCAATGCTTCCCTCTCCATCACTCTTTATCGATTTTTACAAGTAAATCCGAAGTTCTCACCCCCAACGAAAATCACAATAGGTTATGAGGTTTGAGCCAAACATACGTCTATATAAATTAACCCACAAGGCATGAATCACAAGCTCGAACCTCATGACGTATGACATGGGGTTTAACATGTTTATATTCAACTAAAATTAATCCTTAAAAGTAATTTTGAAATTTATCCCTAACATAACAAATCAGTAGTTGAAGGACCTTTCAAATATATCTTATAAAATCCGATGTAAGATGcttctttttaatattttaaaatttcttaTATAAATCATAATTAGGATGCAGCAGATTATATTTTAATGATGTTTATCTCTATGTAATTTTACTAATAATTATGAGAATAggattaaattttataattaattattgtttTTTCATTTTAGGATAAAATTTAAATGGTCTTTAAACTTGGTCATTTATTAAGTCAATCTATTTAATTGTCATTCTAATGATGATTCTACATGTTTCACTATCATTTGACATTGATACGAGatagtttttgatattaaaagcagcaaAAACTAGGAGTCTGACCTAGATAGTGATCGATACGAGATAGTTTATTTTGTTTAGATATAAAATTTCTTAGTTGGATGATCATTAGATATTTTAATGAAGAATTTGCATATGTTTTAAAAATTATATCTCTAAAATGGTTGTTAAATTATTGTTCATATGAAAATGCTTACTCAAAGAGAAAAATAGAGTGAAAAATTATATCAAATTcaaaagattgcaagattgaaataaagcaatttatctTATATAAATTAAGCCACTTCAAGGGGCAAACTCTATTTTTTCTTGACAAGAACAAAATTCTCAAATTGTATCCTCTACAACTTACTACCTTCTATATAAAAACCTCCTTGTCATATCATAATTGAAGAACAAACCATGAATCATAATGTAagattataaatcatcaaattaaATTATACCTAAGAAGTATCACAATATTAAAAGAAGGATAATTAAAGCCCAAACTAACCATCACATTTTCCACTACATCCCATGGAATAAAAACTAGATAACACAGATTCATCTTCAAAAAACCACTATCCTCTACACTTATTCATGGGTACTTTTGAGTGAATTATCTATCTTGTGGAACCTAGAATTTGGACATGGAGGTTGGAGAGAGCTCTATGGTTTAGATTGATAGATAAACAACCATCTTCCATTGCTAACCTACTATGCCCTTGCTATGGCCTCTTGATGATTCTTCGCGTTGTTTGCTTGTCGTGAGGACCAATTCTTGTTCCCTTGGGTGGTCTTTTGGGTTAGGTTACTTTGTTGGCTTGCTCCCTAATTTGCATTTGTTTTCCCACCTTAGGTtttcttttattgttttattttgttcagAAATATTTGAATTGGTAATAGTCCTCCCACATCACTTGGGTGCTTGTTCATTATAATGCTCGGAGGTAGTGAGGCCTTAGGGCAGTCACTTAAGGATCTTGAGGAACATGGTACTTCCAATAGAATTAATGTCTTAGGTAAATCATTGTAGGTTTTGAGATCAAGAAGGTTCTAGTTTTTACTAGGTTTGAGGTGAAAAATTACAGCATGGAGGTCTCGATGGTGTTTGAGAAGCTAGAGGAGAGGAAGGCTAGCAACCCTCTTCTGGCCTTCGTACTCTAGATGCTGAGCCCAATGATTATCTATTTTGTGCATTGAACAAGGAGGAAACCAAGGTTTAAAGTGGTTATCATTTTTATGGTTGTTGCTCATAGTAAGATTCCAGTAAGGAAGGTTTTGGATGATTGGATTTGTAACTATGAAGAAAAAGCTAGGATTGCATGTGTTTTTTTCTAGAAGGGTGGAAaaggtttatttattattttatttaagtgtCATTCCATGCAAGAGAGGGCCCTTGCTAAATAGCTCTAAAATGTAGGAAACTCTATTTAGGAGTGTCTCATGGTCCTTGGATGTCTTAAATGAAGAggttccaaggtgggtcatagTGAAGAATGTGCACTTCCAATATTCTAGAGTGGGACAATGCTATGGTAGAGGAGTATTCTGGGGTAAGAAAATGGCTTTGTGAAAGTTGGTATACTTGACCAAGTATGTATTTGATGGTTTCATTGACAAATACAAGGCACATCTTGTAGCTAAGAGGTTTTCACAAgttgagggtattgactactcAGAGGCAATTGTTGCTATAGCCAAAATGGATTTGATTTATCTTGTTCCTTCTATTGTTGCATCTTAGAGATAGCCAATGTATTTGATATATATGAAaagtgtagaacacaagatgccactgagacgggggggggggggggggtgaatcagtggtttccaaacttaatcctttttaatcctaaatgtgtgtGTACTGGTTAGCAGTTCAAACACATAGGAAATATACCAATGAGATAGGGGAAGATATCaatatgcaagcacacacaaatacacatcacataacaccagatatatgagaaaaacccaacatgggaaaaacctcggtgaaaaatgatgttggagtctactactccaatccagcctcacaataaacattgattacaaagtttagggcaccaacccaaggaacaccaattcctgcaccgagctccaactcagtgattacaatgtttGTAAACAATACAAAAGTTATtaccctgttacaaatgaattatgTAACCTCTCACAATCCAATCACTCTATCAGTTCAACGCTTCTCAATTGTTCTTCCTCTACTTTGTTTTGTGTCGGTTCTCTGCTCACACTAATCCACTGTTGCTTGTCATCACCAGTAATCTTCACTCTGTCAGTTATGTTCACTCTGTCGGTTCTCTTCACTCTGTCAGTTCTGATTCCTCTTATGCTCAGTCTCTGCCTCGCCTGACCTCTCCTGATTCTCACTTTGCATTATTTCATACTCTGCTGACTCCTTACCGTTTGAAACACTACCGGTTCACTTGATTGTTACAATATTTAGCAACTTACTGGTTACtttgtgtaggattttgccaagatcaagggcacaatgaaaagcataaaaagagacaatagaatgccaaaaacaaactgtattctcatcaatatgcaaatgatcaactggattaaccaatacaatgaatataggcctgcttatataggcaaggccagatggatgtacgagcacacaattatgacatgtggctcaatgagaaacaagggttggtaagaaatactaagggtaggtaggagaaataatataatattccacaagaggtggatgacccaccgaatgtggagtgtaatagcaaaataagatcacaaaaggtggaatttctcctacaagcttcatccctatgtgcacacttccctaagtgtctcaaatccaaactacgaagagatgcattatcctaagttaacttaagtaagtgtaataatatccaaaatgaatatttatttacaccaacacccccccttaagtgcaacttaggggaatgaagactcaagtcaacaatgcaagatgggtcttggctgctaggtcatgataggtacccatgtacaatatgcaaatgcaagcaaaacaatgcaatgcaatctctcacaaatggagaaagggagaaaacccagtgggaaaaaactcccccccaaaagagagatgaatgtacaaaagactctcaaagaagaaggacaaaacctcaaagaggaaaaagtcccccttataagagaggaaggagaagtcagctgaccccccctaatgacacatcctgcacccccaagagagctcgcaactgctggaacttactcttggtgaaaggtttggtgaatatgtcagcaacctgctctgctgtaggacaatactgcaaatcaatgacctgctcttgaatgagctctcggatatagtgcatatgaatttcgatgtgtttggttcgctggtgctggaccgggttcttcgagattgcaatagcactctgattgtcgcaatgtagaactgtcggccgtggagtggtgaaaccaaactctgtgagaatctactggagtcaaatggtctcagtcgctgcgttaacaacgcctcgatactcagcctcagtcgaagagagagcaatagcatgttgcttcttgctctgccaacaaatggggcccgaaccaaggtgaaaactgtaaccagaagtagacttacgatcatcaagatcgccagcccaatcagagtctgtgtaaccaaccaagcgaagtcctgtgcctgctgcatagtgaatcccatagtgatgtgtaccctggatgtaatgaaggacgCATTTGgcaactttccaatgaagctcatgtggttcctacatgaagtgggaaaccatgccaactgcaaatgaaatatcagggcgtgtatgggtcaagtagatgagacttcccacaagctgacgatacaaagtggcatcaactggtggagaagaacactgagcctcaagcttgactcctgaaagaaagggagtcggggcaggcttacaatcagccatatgaaagcgtgcaagtagataaagagcatacttgggctgcgatagtgtaatcccggaaggtgactgtgaaatctctatcccgagaaagtagtgcaaaagacccaagtcaatcatagcaaatttgtcatgcaaagtagatttgaccctgctaatgatggatgaagtactccttgtaatgatcaagtcatcaacatagagcacaagtatcaagtgagagtcatcctgtcgcaaaatgtagacatttggatcagaatgacacctggtgaaccctgtggagagaagaaaggaatccatcttggcgtaccaagccctgggggcctgcttaaggccatagagagatttccttagtctgcaaaccaaggaagtatcctagatgaaaccttgtggctgctccatataaatctcctcatcaagatcaccatgaagaaaagcactcttcacatccatctgatgtacaacccaaccatgagctgcagcaatagcaagtgtcaaacaaatggagttcatcttggctacgggtgcaaaggtctcagtatagtcaacacctgcaacctgcgagaaacctttcgcaacaagctgagccttatacttatccacactaccatccgctgcaaacttggtccgatagatccacttacatcgaaccatctttctccccttagggagatggactaaatcccatgtgttgttcctcatcaaggaactatactcttcctccatagcttggtcccactcaggaacccctgatgcttccctaaatgtctgtggatcggaagcagtagcaatgaatgcatgtggtagatcctgatgctgtgatcgagttctccgtgtatctgaaggatccccaacaagagaacccgtggactcaagtgtctgttgagcccaacgaggtctaggtggaggtggagaacgaggctcctcaactgcaagtggaccctgcggaggtgtaaccctgcaagtcggagttgaaggagtctcatcatctgaatcactaacatcactatccacaatggaggaaggtggaggaggtagagaggctaagctaggagagctttcctcaaagtgaacactcctctcaatgaacacctcatgtgtctctggatccatcaatctgtatgccttaacaccctcaggatatccaaaaaatatgcaaggtcgactctgtggttccaatgccttgtgtttctgcggaggtatgcaagcccatgctggacacccaaagactctgaaatgtctcacaacctctttcctaccagcccaagcttcaaaaggagtaataccttgcaaagctttgtgaggaacccgattctagatgtgtgtggcacaactgatagcctctgcccaaaaggcgggatcaagagaacgtgcatgtaacatacagctagccatttctttgagagttctattcttgcgttctgcaaccccgttctgctgtggagtgtatgcaacagaatgctgaagatcaatcccctcaaatgtacaaaaatcctcaagtctcttgttcacatattcccttccattatctgtgtgaagaatcttgaccactttccctgattgcttctccacacgagccttgaagtcctgaaatctatcaaatacttcactcttatgaatgagaaagtagacccaagggaagcgggagtagtcatcaatgaaggtaagaacatagcgggtcttactaaatgaaggtgctagaaatggacctgctacatcactgtgaacaagttgaagaacttccaaagctctccaagctttccccttatcaaacttctcctcgggatgcttgcccatggaacaacctgaacatacaccctctgaaaaactgattcaaggtagacctgtgaccatgtctttagtgctgagttgctgaagatagcggtagttgaggtgatcaaactgctcatgccatagcttactttctgaatttgaatgagtaagcaaggccctagaaggtgaacttggcacaaagtgggagaatgaataaagccttgagttgtcattgacttgtcccactgctaccaaggcatcatcatcaagttcctttaccacaactgaatc encodes:
- the LOC131032340 gene encoding cullin-1-like, which codes for MEREALDTLQNGIAKVQQIVEGKIPSGLVYTMIYHEIYEKCYKMPRTLMQAEYEKTLKDHINSTVAPALRGKEDELLLKEVGKQWEYYNRMVSILLRWVFFKLTRKYFTKPDEVAQRYFLEMVYKEVLRSNVQAAIMLQINKVREGESILDGTVLNNVVRMLLDLGMDYYTELELTIFESSNIYYSRKAASWICEYSCPDYLLKVVKCLRLEKETIAMHYLHQSSQTRYVEMVANELLCKHESQLLKEDSDCHPLLRNDKMDDLSEMINLFSGIDKGIQLMAKIFRQHVTRNGTSLIKHGGQMVAEATEKDQFVKSIIQLHQKYLQCVEENFMNHCLFKNALMAAFQSFCNQQVAGNSIWELFVTFCDNILTNRNMAYSDVEDALEKAAKIFPYIHDKDMVADFYRKKLADRLLSHKNSNADYEKSMLLKLRFECGRQFTFKMEGMLTDRALAVKTQSNFEEYLSQNPLHPCSGIEFSVTVLTSGFWPSYRSPESLLLPVEMVRHLESFTEFYNRENMNRRLTWKYSLGTCIIIGRFNQGEIQIVGTTFQTSALLLFNAEERLSFSEVKSQLNLEVQDTVALLNSLACSKYKILSKIPDTESVIETDCFEFNANFYSKNRKIRLPVPTANVKENVGKAVFQDRHHIIDASIVRIMKSRETLAHKELVMQCIEQVKDMFKPDVKQVKKRIENLIDRKYLERDKENPEMYIYLP